The following coding sequences are from one Amphiprion ocellaris isolate individual 3 ecotype Okinawa chromosome 19, ASM2253959v1, whole genome shotgun sequence window:
- the tmem100a gene encoding transmembrane protein 100: MPEEANKDAMRTPATPEKANNSEHPAAAMTTVNIPLVNEVQLTAATGGAELSCYRCTVPFGVVVLIAGIVVTAVAYSFNSHGSTISYFGLVLLSAGLVLLASSVVCWKVRLERKKERRRESQTALVANQRSIFT; this comes from the coding sequence ATGCCAGAAGAAGCTAATAAGGACGCCATGAGAACGCCAGCGACCCCAGAGAAGGCCAACAACTCGGAGCACCCCGCAGCCGCCATGACGACAGTAAACATCCCTCTGGTTAATGAAGTCCAGCTGACCGCAGCCACCGGCGGAGCAGAGCTCTCCTGCTATCGCTGCACCGTCCCGTTCGGCGTGGTGGTGCTCATCGCCGGCATCGTGGTCACCGCCGTCGCTTACAGCTTCAACTCACACGGATCCACCATCTCCTACTTCGGTCTGGTGCTCCTCTCGGCCGGACTGGTGCTGCTGGCGTCCAGCGTCGTCTGCTGGAAGGTCAGactggagaggaagaaggagaggcGACGGGAGAGCCAAACGGCCCTGGTGGCCAACCAGAGGAGCATTTTCACATGA